A DNA window from Drosophila pseudoobscura strain MV-25-SWS-2005 chromosome 2, UCI_Dpse_MV25, whole genome shotgun sequence contains the following coding sequences:
- the ATP8B gene encoding phospholipid-transporting ATPase ID isoform X8 — MGTKTQPQQAKENERRIRANDKEFNLQYKYHNNYIKTSKYSVFTFLPFNLLEQFQRLANFYFLCLLVLQLIPAISSLTPVTTAIPLIGVLTLTAVKDAYDDIQRHLSDSQVNNRKSKTLRNGKLVDAKWSEVQVGDVIRLDNNQFVAADILLLTTSEPNGLCFIETAELDGETNLKAKQCLTETIELGDHHDALWNFNGEILCERPNNLLNKFDGTLIWRNQRFALDNEKILLRGCVLRNTQWCYGVVVFAGVDTKLMQNSGKTQFKSTGVDRLLNFIIIGIVLFLVSICALFAVGCAIWEGLIGQHFQVYLPWEHIIPKDYIPSGATVIGLLVFFSYAIVLNTVVPISLYVSVEVIRFIQSFLINWDEEMYYARTNTYAKARTTTLNEELGQIQYIFSDKTGTLTQNIMTFNKCSINGRTYGDVIDLRTGEPIEVTEQQTIFHNSPRNPEEVPTGTATSTKQPPLILVHKAEVHAKKSSVMVTAEGETQLASSPSSDRAEMEHSAPLPAPQDPQRNRGRKQVRYSAPSRSQEEEPGGTIPGRLPTPRGSSPSGYDSQRSSSRSSGGGLGVCFKRSGPGLMQRQLSSTNSSDKALQCVDFSANPHHESDFRWYDRTLLDAVRSDEEHSHVFFRLLALCHTVMAETVEGKLEYQAQSPDEAALVAAARNFGFVFRSRTPNSITIEVMGRKEEYELLNILDFNNVRKRMSVILRRGNTVVLYCKGADNVIYDRLHGGQEDLKARTQDHLNKFAGEGLRTLVLAERRLTEQYYKNWRTRQQEAALAMDSREERLNEIYEEIESDMQLVGVTAIEDKLQDGVPKAIANLQSAGIKIWVLTGDKQETAINIGYSCQLLTDELADVFIVDGNSVEEVEKQLRQFKESIKIYNRFRPGGTEALYNSDSNMDPLSVTMTQTSVFMHESSNPPTPPPPPAISVVTFRWDDKNKDKKGGPDSAECNDLFGDEKRSLDDGAASIVIDETTGFALVVNGHSLVHCLSPELEIKFLDIASQCKAVICCRVTPLQKALVVELIKRAKNAVTLAIGDGANDVSMIKAAHIGVGISGQEGLQAVLSSDYAIAQFRYLERLLLVHGRWSYYRMCKFLRYFFYKNFAFTLCHCWYSLFCGFSAQTVFDPMFISVYNLFYTSLPVLSLGIFEQDVSDKNSVEYPRLYTPGLRSELFNIREFIYSVLHGAFTSLVLFLIPYGVYKDGVSQNGYILSDHMTLGAVVATILIVDNTAQISLYTSYWTIVNHITIWGSLVWYFVLDYFYNYVIGGPYVGSLTQAIKDLTFWMTMLITVMVLVAPVLAYKYYLLDVHPSLSDKIRQKSLKKIHSRASSDVRRTPSSRRGRRSVRSGYAFAHQEGFGRLITSGKIMHKMPQDFAFPLGLGTKKTQALHNNLASADQTKASNSSGHHMGNNNNTNQRHNQNQNHSSMADISAEGRAADAGGSGANDDISPRAPCQDLDTINL, encoded by the exons ATGGGCACAAAAACTCAACCGCAACAGGCCAAAG AGAACGAACGCAGAATCCGCGCCAATGACAAAGAGTTTAATCTTCAGTACAAATATCAT AACAACTACATCAAGACCTCCAAGTATTCGGTGTTCACCTTCCTGCCCTTCAATCTGTTGGAGCAGTTCCAGCGTTTGGCCAACTTTTATTTCCTCTGTCTGCTGGTCCTCCAACTGATTCCTGCAATCTCCTCACTCACGCCCGTCACAACAGCTATACCTCTGATTGGAGTACTCACTCTGACAGCTGTCAAAGATGCCTATGATGACATT CAACGACATCTATCCGACTCGCAGGTCAACAATCGCAAGTCGAAGACCCTGAGGAATGGCAAACTGGTGGATGCCAAGTGGTCGGAGGTCCAGGTGGGCGATGTCATCCGCCTGGACAACAATCAGTTTGTGGCCGCCGATATCCTGCTGCTGACCACATCGGAGCCCAACGGTTTGTGCTTCATTGAGACGGCGGAACTGGATGGGGAGACCAATCTGAAGGCCAAACAATGCCTAACGGAAACCATCGAGCTGGGGGATCATCATGATGCGCTGTGGAACTTTAATGGCGAGATTCTCTGCGAGAGACCCAACAATCTCCTGAACAAGTTCGATGGCACTCTGATCTGGCGCAATCAGCGATTCGCACTGGACAATGAGAAGATTCTGCTGAGAGGTTGTGTGCTGCGAAACACCCAATGGTGCTATGGCGTTGTGGTCTTTGCCGGAGTGGACACCAAACTCATGCAGAACTCTGGAAAGACGCAGTTTAAGAGTACAGGCGTGGATCGCCTGCTTAACTTTATCATCATAGGG ATTGTTCTCTTTCTGGTGTCGATCTGTGCCTTATTTGCCGTTGGCTGCGCCATCTGGGAGGGTCTGATAGGACAGCATTTTCAGGTGTATTTGCCCTGGGAGCATATCATACCCAAAGACTATATACCCTCGGGGGCCACAGTCATTGGATTGCTTGTTTTCTTCTCGTATGCCATAGTCTTAAACACTGTTGTGCCAATCTCGCTCTACGTTTCAGTAGAG GTAATACGCTTTATACAGTCGTTTCTCATCAACTGGGATGAGGAAATGTATTATGCACGCACCAATACTTATGCCAAAGCCCGCACCACCACGCTCAACGAGGAGCTGGGCCAGATACAGTACATATTCTCGGACAAGACGGGCACTCTCACCCAGAACATCATGACATTCAACAAGTGCAGCATCAATGGGCGCACCTATGGCGATGTGATTGACTTGCGAACGGGAGAACCCATCGAAGTCACTGAG CAGCAAACAATTTTCCACAATAGCCCCAGAAATCCCGAAGAGGTTCCCACAGGAACAGCTACATCAACAAAGCAGCCACCCCTCATCCTGGTGCACAAAGCCGAGGTCCATGCGAAGAAGAGCTCTGTGATGGTCACCGCCGAGGGTGAGACACAATTGGCCAGCAGTCCGTCATCTGACAGAGCGGAAATGGAGCACTCGGCTCCGCTGCCGGCACCGCAAGACCCCCAGCGGAATCGTGGACGCAAACAAGTTCGCTATTCGGCGCCCAGCAGGAGCCAAGAGGAGGAGCCCGGGGGGACAATCCCTGGAAGATTGCCGACCCCTAGAGGATCGTCACCCTCTGGTTATGACAGTcaaaggagcagcagtagGAGCAGCGGAGGAGGATTGGGTGTCTGCTTTAAGCGTAGTGGACCGGGGCTTATGCAACGTCAACTTTCCAGCACAAACAGCAGTGACAAA GCCCTGCAATGCGTCGACTTCTCAGCCAATCCTCATCACGAGAGCGACTTTCGCTGGTACGATCGCACGCTGCTGGATGCAGTTCGCTCGGATGAGGAGCATTCCCACGTATTTTTTCGTCTGTTGGCCCTCTGTCATACAGTCATGGCGGAGACCGTAGAGGGGAAGCTGGAGTACCAGGCCCAGAGTCCCGATGAGGCGGCTCTCGTGGCGGCAGCCCGCAATTTTGGTTTTGTATTTCGCTCACGAACACCAAACAGTATTACCATCGAGGTGATGGGTCGAAAGGAG GAATACGAGCTCCTCAATATTCTAGATTTCAACAATGTCCGCAAGCGTATGTCTGTGATCCTTCGACGAGGCAACACCGTGGTGCTATACTGCAAGGGAGCGGACAATGTGATATACGATCGATTGCATGGCGGCCAAGAAGATCTAAAAGCCCGCACACAAGATCACCTGAAT AAATTTGCTGGCGAGGGTCTACGCACTCTGGTCCTGGCCGAGCGGCGTCTCACCGAACAGTACTACAAGAACTGGCGGACTCGGCAGCAGGAGGCCGCCTTGGCCATGGACTCGCGCGAAGAGAGGTTGAATGAGATATACGAAGAGATCGAGAGCGATATGCAGCTGGTGGGCGTGACGGCCATTGAGGACAAACTGCAGGACGGGGTGCCCAAGGCTATTGCAAATCTACAAAGTGCAGGGATAAAGATATGGGTTTTAACAGGAGACAAGCAGG AAACGGCCATCAATATTGGGTACTCCTGCCAGCTGCTGACGGATGAGCTGGCGGATGTCTTCATAGTGGATGGAAATTCCGTGGAAGAGGTGGAAAAGCAATTGAGACAGTTTAAAGAATCTATCAAGATATACAATCGATTTCGACCAGGAG GAACCGAAGCCCTTTACAATAGCGACAGCAACATGGATCCGCTGAGCGTGACCATGACACAGACCTCGGTCTTTATGCACGAATCGAGCAATCCGCccacgccgccgccaccgcccgCCATATCGGTGGTTACCTTTAGGTGGGATGACAAAAATAAGGATAAGAAGGGCGGACCGGACAG CGCCGAGTGCAACGATTTGTTTGGGGATGAGAAGAGGAGCTTAGATGATGGTGCTGCCTCCATAGTGATAGATGAGACCACTGGCTTTGCTTTGGTCGTTAATGGACACTCACTGGTTCATTGTCTGTCGCCGGAATTGGAGATCAA ATTCCTGGACATTGCCTCACAGTGCAAAGCGGTTATCTGTTGCCGGGTTACTCCGCTGCAGAAGGCTCTGGTCGTGGAACTTATTAAGCGTGCCAAAAATGCCGTCACCCTGGCCATAGGCGATGGTGCCAATGATGTATCGATGATAAAGG CTGCTCATATAGGTGTGGGCATATCGGGTCAGGAGGGCCTTCAGGCTGTTTTATCCAGCGACTATGCCATTGCCCAGTTCCGGTATCTAGAGAGGCTCTTGCTGGTCCATGGTCGTTGGTCCTACTATCGGATGTGCAAGTTTCTGCGCTACTTTTTCTACAAGAACTTTGCATTTACTCTGTGCCATTGCTGGTATTCGCTATTCTGCGGCTTCAGTGCTCAG ACCGTTTTCGATCCCATGTTCATATCGGTGTATAATCTGTTCTACACTTCGCTGCCGGTTTTATCTTTGGGGATCTTCGAGCAGGACGTATCGGATAAGAACAGCGTGGAATATCCGCGTCTCTATACGCCGGGTCTTAGGAGTGAACTCTTTAATATACGTGAATTTATATACAGCGTGCTGCATGGCGCCTTTACCTCTCTTGTCCTGTTTCTGATACCCTATGGCGTCTATAAGGATGGTGTCTCCCAAAATGGTTATATATTGAGCGATCACATGACCCTGGGAGCCGTTGTGGCCACTATACTCATTGTGGATAATACAGCACAG ATCTCTCTATACACTTCTTATTGGACCATCGTGAATCACATAACAATTTGGGGCAGCTTGGTCTGGTATTTTGTGCTGGATTACTTCTATAATTATGTCATTGGCGGGCCTTATGTGGGCTCGTTGACTCAGGCTATAAAGGATCTTACTTTTTGGATGACAATGTTGATAACGGTAATGGTACTCGTGGCTCCTGTGTTGGCGTACAAGTATTATCTTCTCGATGTCCATCCAAGTTTGTCGGATAAG ATCCGCCAAAAATCCTTAAAGAAGATCCATTCGAGAGCCTCCAGCGATGTGCGACGTACTCCATCCTCACGTCGTGGACGTCGCTCTGTACGCTCTGGTTATGCCTTTGCTCATCAG GAGGGTTTTGGACGTCTCATCACCTCGGGCAAGATCATGCACAAGATGCCGCAGGACTTTGCCTTTCCTCTGGGCTTGGGCACGAAGAAGACTCAGGCCCTGCACAACAATCTGGCCTCTGCAGATCAGACCAAGGCCAGCAATTCTTCGGGTCACCACAtgggcaacaacaacaataccaATCAGCGGCACAATCAGAACCAGAATCATTCATCGATGGCGGATATAAGTGCCGAAGGACGTGCGGCAGATGCAGGTGGCAGTGGCGCCAATGATGATATAAGTCCTCGGGCGCCCTGCCAAGATCTGGATACAATTAATCTGTAA
- the ATP8B gene encoding phospholipid-transporting ATPase ID isoform X2: MIGGGKRCSEAARRLRQRPDTLELAVLDGQRTEKQEDDQTPSGAIGEPAVTASTSSSTKKACWFQFARSSRNRRKRLHCEEDEEETESGRKACLAQPEGMNIGSSTQTIATPLMIGDSFYSLATEAPNPAGDPKPDDQEQYKQRDPSVVSESKSTRSLRRLSQLRRRRSSYYFSENERRIRANDKEFNLQYKYHNNYIKTSKYSVFTFLPFNLLEQFQRLANFYFLCLLVLQLIPAISSLTPVTTAIPLIGVLTLTAVKDAYDDIQRHLSDSQVNNRKSKTLRNGKLVDAKWSEVQVGDVIRLDNNQFVAADILLLTTSEPNGLCFIETAELDGETNLKAKQCLTETIELGDHHDALWNFNGEILCERPNNLLNKFDGTLIWRNQRFALDNEKILLRGCVLRNTQWCYGVVVFAGVDTKLMQNSGKTQFKSTGVDRLLNFIIIGIVLFLVSICALFAVGCAIWEGLIGQHFQVYLPWEHIIPKDYIPSGATVIGLLVFFSYAIVLNTVVPISLYVSVEVIRFIQSFLINWDEEMYYARTNTYAKARTTTLNEELGQIQYIFSDKTGTLTQNIMTFNKCSINGRTYGDVIDLRTGEPIEVTEQTIFHNSPRNPEEVPTGTATSTKQPPLILVHKAEVHAKKSSVMVTAEGETQLASSPSSDRAEMEHSAPLPAPQDPQRNRGRKQVRYSAPSRSQEEEPGGTIPGRLPTPRGSSPSGYDSQRSSSRSSGGGLGVCFKRSGPGLMQRQLSSTNSSDKVKILHDNEQTEPHMHHHNQHHHSQHHQQPQHNGRLVKLKFKKSPSTTSLSVPFCHNHSATEELTLQAPPTAQHQSTTHQNHHNESFATNWSSSRQRVHALQCVDFSANPHHESDFRWYDRTLLDAVRSDEEHSHVFFRLLALCHTVMAETVEGKLEYQAQSPDEAALVAAARNFGFVFRSRTPNSITIEVMGRKEEYELLNILDFNNVRKRMSVILRRGNTVVLYCKGADNVIYDRLHGGQEDLKARTQDHLNKFAGEGLRTLVLAERRLTEQYYKNWRTRQQEAALAMDSREERLNEIYEEIESDMQLVGVTAIEDKLQDGVPKAIANLQSAGIKIWVLTGDKQETAINIGYSCQLLTDELADVFIVDGNSVEEVEKQLRQFKESIKIYNRFRPGGTEALYNSDSNMDPLSVTMTQTSVFMHESSNPPTPPPPPAISVVTFRWDDKNKDKKGGPDSAECNDLFGDEKRSLDDGAASIVIDETTGFALVVNGHSLVHCLSPELEIKFLDIASQCKAVICCRVTPLQKALVVELIKRAKNAVTLAIGDGANDVSMIKAAHIGVGISGQEGLQAVLSSDYAIAQFRYLERLLLVHGRWSYYRMCKFLRYFFYKNFAFTLCHCWYSLFCGFSAQTVFDPMFISVYNLFYTSLPVLSLGIFEQDVSDKNSVEYPRLYTPGLRSELFNIREFIYSVLHGAFTSLVLFLIPYGVYKDGVSQNGYILSDHMTLGAVVATILIVDNTAQISLYTSYWTIVNHITIWGSLVWYFVLDYFYNYVIGGPYVGSLTQAIKDLTFWMTMLITVMVLVAPVLAYKYYLLDVHPSLSDKIRQKSLKKIHSRASSDVRRTPSSRRGRRSVRSGYAFAHQEGFGRLITSGKIMHKMPQDFAFPLGLGTKKTQALHNNLASADQTKASNSSGHHMGNNNNTNQRHNQNQNHSSMADISAEGRAADAGGSGANDDISPRAPCQDLDTINL; this comes from the exons ATGATTGGTGGTGGCAAGAGGTGCAGCGAGGCAGCTCGACGCCTGCGCCAGCGTCCGGATACATTGGAGCTGGCGGTGCTAGATGGACAGCGGACTGAGAAGCAGGAGGATGATCAGACTCCATCCGGAGCAATCGGAGAACCCGCAGTAACAGCATCCACTTCATCGTCAACCAAGAAAGCCTGTTGGTTCCAGTTTGCAAGGAGCTCCCGGAATCGAAGGAAGCGCCTGCATTGCGAGGAGGATGAAGAGGAAACGGAAAGTGGGCGGAAGGCTTGTCTCGCTCAACCGGAGGGCATGAATATAGGCAGCTCCACGCAGACCATAGCCACACCACTGATGATAGGGGATAGCTTCTACAGTCTGGCCACAGAAGCCCCAAATCCTGCAGGAGATCCAAAACCCGATGACCAAGAGCAGTACAAGCAAAGGGATCCTTCGGTCGTCTCTGAATCGAAATCAACGCGTAGTCTGCGGCGTCTCTCCCAGCTACGAAGACGTCGCAGTTCCTACTACTTTTCGG AGAACGAACGCAGAATCCGCGCCAATGACAAAGAGTTTAATCTTCAGTACAAATATCAT AACAACTACATCAAGACCTCCAAGTATTCGGTGTTCACCTTCCTGCCCTTCAATCTGTTGGAGCAGTTCCAGCGTTTGGCCAACTTTTATTTCCTCTGTCTGCTGGTCCTCCAACTGATTCCTGCAATCTCCTCACTCACGCCCGTCACAACAGCTATACCTCTGATTGGAGTACTCACTCTGACAGCTGTCAAAGATGCCTATGATGACATT CAACGACATCTATCCGACTCGCAGGTCAACAATCGCAAGTCGAAGACCCTGAGGAATGGCAAACTGGTGGATGCCAAGTGGTCGGAGGTCCAGGTGGGCGATGTCATCCGCCTGGACAACAATCAGTTTGTGGCCGCCGATATCCTGCTGCTGACCACATCGGAGCCCAACGGTTTGTGCTTCATTGAGACGGCGGAACTGGATGGGGAGACCAATCTGAAGGCCAAACAATGCCTAACGGAAACCATCGAGCTGGGGGATCATCATGATGCGCTGTGGAACTTTAATGGCGAGATTCTCTGCGAGAGACCCAACAATCTCCTGAACAAGTTCGATGGCACTCTGATCTGGCGCAATCAGCGATTCGCACTGGACAATGAGAAGATTCTGCTGAGAGGTTGTGTGCTGCGAAACACCCAATGGTGCTATGGCGTTGTGGTCTTTGCCGGAGTGGACACCAAACTCATGCAGAACTCTGGAAAGACGCAGTTTAAGAGTACAGGCGTGGATCGCCTGCTTAACTTTATCATCATAGGG ATTGTTCTCTTTCTGGTGTCGATCTGTGCCTTATTTGCCGTTGGCTGCGCCATCTGGGAGGGTCTGATAGGACAGCATTTTCAGGTGTATTTGCCCTGGGAGCATATCATACCCAAAGACTATATACCCTCGGGGGCCACAGTCATTGGATTGCTTGTTTTCTTCTCGTATGCCATAGTCTTAAACACTGTTGTGCCAATCTCGCTCTACGTTTCAGTAGAG GTAATACGCTTTATACAGTCGTTTCTCATCAACTGGGATGAGGAAATGTATTATGCACGCACCAATACTTATGCCAAAGCCCGCACCACCACGCTCAACGAGGAGCTGGGCCAGATACAGTACATATTCTCGGACAAGACGGGCACTCTCACCCAGAACATCATGACATTCAACAAGTGCAGCATCAATGGGCGCACCTATGGCGATGTGATTGACTTGCGAACGGGAGAACCCATCGAAGTCACTGAG CAAACAATTTTCCACAATAGCCCCAGAAATCCCGAAGAGGTTCCCACAGGAACAGCTACATCAACAAAGCAGCCACCCCTCATCCTGGTGCACAAAGCCGAGGTCCATGCGAAGAAGAGCTCTGTGATGGTCACCGCCGAGGGTGAGACACAATTGGCCAGCAGTCCGTCATCTGACAGAGCGGAAATGGAGCACTCGGCTCCGCTGCCGGCACCGCAAGACCCCCAGCGGAATCGTGGACGCAAACAAGTTCGCTATTCGGCGCCCAGCAGGAGCCAAGAGGAGGAGCCCGGGGGGACAATCCCTGGAAGATTGCCGACCCCTAGAGGATCGTCACCCTCTGGTTATGACAGTcaaaggagcagcagtagGAGCAGCGGAGGAGGATTGGGTGTCTGCTTTAAGCGTAGTGGACCGGGGCTTATGCAACGTCAACTTTCCAGCACAAACAGCAGTGACAAAGTAAAGATCTTGCATGACAACGAACAAACCGAACCACACATGCACCACCACaaccagcaccaccacagtcagcaccaccaacaaccacaacacaATGGCCGGTTGGTCAAGCTCAAGTTCAAGAAATCCCCATCAACAACATCGCTGAGTGTTCCCTTCTGTCACAACCACAGCGCTACAGAGGAGCTGACGCTGCAGGCACCGCCAACCGCACAGCACCAAAGCACCACCCACCAAAATCACCACAATGAATCATTTGCCACCAATTGGAGTTCGTCGCGTCAGAGAGTGCAC GCCCTGCAATGCGTCGACTTCTCAGCCAATCCTCATCACGAGAGCGACTTTCGCTGGTACGATCGCACGCTGCTGGATGCAGTTCGCTCGGATGAGGAGCATTCCCACGTATTTTTTCGTCTGTTGGCCCTCTGTCATACAGTCATGGCGGAGACCGTAGAGGGGAAGCTGGAGTACCAGGCCCAGAGTCCCGATGAGGCGGCTCTCGTGGCGGCAGCCCGCAATTTTGGTTTTGTATTTCGCTCACGAACACCAAACAGTATTACCATCGAGGTGATGGGTCGAAAGGAG GAATACGAGCTCCTCAATATTCTAGATTTCAACAATGTCCGCAAGCGTATGTCTGTGATCCTTCGACGAGGCAACACCGTGGTGCTATACTGCAAGGGAGCGGACAATGTGATATACGATCGATTGCATGGCGGCCAAGAAGATCTAAAAGCCCGCACACAAGATCACCTGAAT AAATTTGCTGGCGAGGGTCTACGCACTCTGGTCCTGGCCGAGCGGCGTCTCACCGAACAGTACTACAAGAACTGGCGGACTCGGCAGCAGGAGGCCGCCTTGGCCATGGACTCGCGCGAAGAGAGGTTGAATGAGATATACGAAGAGATCGAGAGCGATATGCAGCTGGTGGGCGTGACGGCCATTGAGGACAAACTGCAGGACGGGGTGCCCAAGGCTATTGCAAATCTACAAAGTGCAGGGATAAAGATATGGGTTTTAACAGGAGACAAGCAGG AAACGGCCATCAATATTGGGTACTCCTGCCAGCTGCTGACGGATGAGCTGGCGGATGTCTTCATAGTGGATGGAAATTCCGTGGAAGAGGTGGAAAAGCAATTGAGACAGTTTAAAGAATCTATCAAGATATACAATCGATTTCGACCAGGAG GAACCGAAGCCCTTTACAATAGCGACAGCAACATGGATCCGCTGAGCGTGACCATGACACAGACCTCGGTCTTTATGCACGAATCGAGCAATCCGCccacgccgccgccaccgcccgCCATATCGGTGGTTACCTTTAGGTGGGATGACAAAAATAAGGATAAGAAGGGCGGACCGGACAG CGCCGAGTGCAACGATTTGTTTGGGGATGAGAAGAGGAGCTTAGATGATGGTGCTGCCTCCATAGTGATAGATGAGACCACTGGCTTTGCTTTGGTCGTTAATGGACACTCACTGGTTCATTGTCTGTCGCCGGAATTGGAGATCAA ATTCCTGGACATTGCCTCACAGTGCAAAGCGGTTATCTGTTGCCGGGTTACTCCGCTGCAGAAGGCTCTGGTCGTGGAACTTATTAAGCGTGCCAAAAATGCCGTCACCCTGGCCATAGGCGATGGTGCCAATGATGTATCGATGATAAAGG CTGCTCATATAGGTGTGGGCATATCGGGTCAGGAGGGCCTTCAGGCTGTTTTATCCAGCGACTATGCCATTGCCCAGTTCCGGTATCTAGAGAGGCTCTTGCTGGTCCATGGTCGTTGGTCCTACTATCGGATGTGCAAGTTTCTGCGCTACTTTTTCTACAAGAACTTTGCATTTACTCTGTGCCATTGCTGGTATTCGCTATTCTGCGGCTTCAGTGCTCAG ACCGTTTTCGATCCCATGTTCATATCGGTGTATAATCTGTTCTACACTTCGCTGCCGGTTTTATCTTTGGGGATCTTCGAGCAGGACGTATCGGATAAGAACAGCGTGGAATATCCGCGTCTCTATACGCCGGGTCTTAGGAGTGAACTCTTTAATATACGTGAATTTATATACAGCGTGCTGCATGGCGCCTTTACCTCTCTTGTCCTGTTTCTGATACCCTATGGCGTCTATAAGGATGGTGTCTCCCAAAATGGTTATATATTGAGCGATCACATGACCCTGGGAGCCGTTGTGGCCACTATACTCATTGTGGATAATACAGCACAG ATCTCTCTATACACTTCTTATTGGACCATCGTGAATCACATAACAATTTGGGGCAGCTTGGTCTGGTATTTTGTGCTGGATTACTTCTATAATTATGTCATTGGCGGGCCTTATGTGGGCTCGTTGACTCAGGCTATAAAGGATCTTACTTTTTGGATGACAATGTTGATAACGGTAATGGTACTCGTGGCTCCTGTGTTGGCGTACAAGTATTATCTTCTCGATGTCCATCCAAGTTTGTCGGATAAG ATCCGCCAAAAATCCTTAAAGAAGATCCATTCGAGAGCCTCCAGCGATGTGCGACGTACTCCATCCTCACGTCGTGGACGTCGCTCTGTACGCTCTGGTTATGCCTTTGCTCATCAG GAGGGTTTTGGACGTCTCATCACCTCGGGCAAGATCATGCACAAGATGCCGCAGGACTTTGCCTTTCCTCTGGGCTTGGGCACGAAGAAGACTCAGGCCCTGCACAACAATCTGGCCTCTGCAGATCAGACCAAGGCCAGCAATTCTTCGGGTCACCACAtgggcaacaacaacaataccaATCAGCGGCACAATCAGAACCAGAATCATTCATCGATGGCGGATATAAGTGCCGAAGGACGTGCGGCAGATGCAGGTGGCAGTGGCGCCAATGATGATATAAGTCCTCGGGCGCCCTGCCAAGATCTGGATACAATTAATCTGTAA